From Daucus carota subsp. sativus chromosome 6, DH1 v3.0, whole genome shotgun sequence, the proteins below share one genomic window:
- the LOC108227443 gene encoding large ribosomal subunit protein eL24 — translation MVLKTEQCRFSGAKIYPGRGIRFVRADSQVFLFVNSKCKRYFHNRLKPSKLTWTAMYRKQHKKDSAQEVVKKRRRATKKPYSRSIVGATLEVIQKRRSEKPEVRDAAREAALREIKERIKKTKDEKKAKKAEVTAKKSQGKANVPKTGKGPKLGGGGGKR, via the exons ATGGTTCTCAA GACTGAGCAATGCCGATTCAGTGGTGCCAAGATTTATCCAGGAAGGGGTATTAGGTTTGTTCGTGCCGATTCTCAG GTGTTCCTTTTTGTGAACTCAAAATGCAAGCGGTATTTCCATAACAGGTTGAAGCCGTCCAAGCTGACATGGACAGCAATGTACCGTAAACAACACAAGAAG GATAGTGCTCAAGAGGTTGTTAAGAAGAGGCGCCGTGCAACCAAGAAGCCTTATTCAAGGTCTATTGTGGGTGCTACTTTGGAGGTGATCCAAAAGAGGAGAAGTGAGAAACCCGAAGTTCGTGATGCTGCTCGGGAGGCTGCACTTCG TGAAATTAAGGAGAGGATCAAAAAAACCAAGGATGAGAAGAAGGCCAAGAAAGCAGAGGTGACTGCTAAAAAGAGTCAAGGTAAGGCTAATGTGCCCAAAACCGGAAAGGGTCCCAAGCTTGGCGGAGGTGGCGGCAAGCGTTGA
- the LOC108227444 gene encoding L10-interacting MYB domain-containing protein, with protein sequence MSGTKNVLDKKKKGVHKAIASLITQLKDFENLLESPSTCAEILNYSQFGAQKSRQEQSNAGLGENQVNQLTVLRNPTSEKVKDVDFSGIGEVGLKELWEKLAEKEREIEGKMKEVEFSRRFVEDRALELEVRQKELDDGFRELELRKREFANKISGIKRSNAGVVKVKQEPSSASAKWDDDTHRIFTELCVNEVRKGNKPRTTLSKTGWANVRKEFSAITGKVYNKKQLKNHWDCMKVEWILFDQLRERHTVLKWNPEKKTIVADDAWWDAEIKINPKYAKFKNKDLSIIWFNYDILFGDVVATDNRALVPVGLSPDFKLKDEDYFIDEGDAAAVEGAEESECGDSQASRQPGSDDIKIPVTSEKKLSSGTKRKIGALSSKDGIDSLDNVMASNSTESSFHTADAPSIKECMDKLEEIEEIPKNAPLYWYCQNLFTRADMRTIFMKQRCDRSRVGWLEYNFSEYLNRKPV encoded by the exons ATGTCGGGCACCAAGAATGTTCTTGACAAGAAAAAAAAGGGTGTTCATAAAGCAATTGCATCACTCATAACTCAGCTCAAGGACTTTGAGAATCTGTTAGAATCCCCTTCAACTTGTGCTGAAATCTTGAATTACTCTCAATTTGGGGCTCAGAAATCGAGGCAAGAACAATCAAATGCGGGGTTGGGGGAGAATCAAGTCAATCAATTGACAGTTTTGAGAAACCCCACGAGTGAGAAGGTGAAAGATGTGGATTTTAGTGGAATTGGTGAGGTGGGGTTGAAGGAATTGTGGGAAAAACTGGCTGAGAAAGAGAGGGAGATTGAGGGGAAGATGAAAGAAGTGGAATTTAGCAGGAGATTTGTCGAGGATCGGGCACTGGAGCTTGAGGTTAGGCAGAAGGAGCTTGATGATGGGTTTCGAGAATTGGAGTTGAGGAAGAGAGAATTTGCTAATAAGATTTCTGGGATTAAACGTTCAAATGCag GTGTGGTGAAAGTAAAACAAGAACCTTCGTCTGCCAGTGCCAAGTGGGACGATGACACCCATCGAATTTTTACTGAATTATGTGTTAATGAGGTTCGGAAAGGCAATAAACCGAGGACCACCTTATCTAAGACGGGCTGGGCAAATGTGCGCAAGGAGTTCAGTGCCATTACCGGAAAAGTGTACAataagaaacaattaaaaaaccaTTGGGACTGCATGAAAGTAGAGTGGATTCTCTTTGACCAATTAAGGGAGAGACATACGGTGTTAAAATGGAACCCAGAGAAGAAGACAATTGTGGCTGATGATGCATGGTGGGATGCTGAAATCAAG ATTAATCCAAAATATGCAAAGTTCAAGAACAAAGATCTGTCAATTATTTGGtttaattatgatattttattcGGCGATGTTGTGGCGACTGATAATAGAGCACTAGTGCCCGTTGGACTCTCCCCCGATTTTAAATTGAAGGATGAAGATTATTTTATTGATGAGGGTGATGCTGCTGCTGTTGAAGGGGCTGAAGAAAGTGAGTGTGGTGATAGCCAAGCCAGTAGACAGCCAGGTAGTGATGATATTAAAATCCCCGTGACATCTGAGAAAAAATTGAGTAGTGGGACGAAAAGAAAGATTGGAGCTCTGTCCTCTAAAGATGGTATTGATTCCCTCGACAATGTGATGGCTTCTAATAGCACAGAATCAAGTTTTCATACAGCTGATGCCCCAAGTATTAAGGAATGTATGGACAAACTCGAGGAAATTGAAGAAATTCCGAAGAATGCTCCTCTCTACTGGTATTGCCAGAATTTGTTTACTAGAGCTGACATGAGAACGATTTTCATGAAACAGCGCTGTGATCGCTCTCGAGTTGGATGGCTAGAATATAACTTTAGCGAATATCTAAACAGAAAGCCTGTTTGA
- the LOC108227700 gene encoding serine/arginine-rich splicing factor RS31 isoform X1, whose protein sequence is MKPVFCGNFDYEARQSDLERLFKRYGNVTRVDMKSGFAFVYMEDERDAEDAIRRLDNIEFGRKGRRLRVEWTKQERSVRKPENSRRSSSNLRPSKTLFVINFDPYHTRTRDLERHFDPYGKILNIRIRRNFAFIQFETQEDAIKALEATNMSKLMDRVISVEYAIKDDDERKSGYSPDLVRDRSPRRRNDDRGRSPSPYRRERGSPDYGHGHGRSPSPYRRERASPDYGRGGSGTPNGRIRKSHGRGGSRSPNGRDMKADYGRGSRSPIRRERKADYGRGGSLDGRERKADYRRGGSPDGMERKVDYERGGSPDERERKLDYGHGGSPDGRERKVDSHRGGSRDGRERKADYGRGSSPNGRERKVDYGRVGSPNVRERKSDYSFEKSPSPPNGKDRISYGRRSSISPERELVSPDLVHSPSPRERLNPEYDNGHSPSPQTEKVSFDDYNREASPDYKPEMGDSPGYSGGESPMRDH, encoded by the exons ATGAAGCCTGTTTTCTGCGGTAACTTTGATTATGAGGCACGGCAGTCTGATCTGGAACGGCTTTTCAAAAGATATGGGAATGTTACTCGTGTTGATATGAAGTCTG GTTTTGCTTTTGTTTACATGGAGGATGAGAGAGATGCAGAGGATGCAATTAGAAGACTTGATAACATTGAGTTCGGTAGAAAAGGGCGACGACTTCGTGTTGAGTGGACAAAG CAAGAACGTAGTGTGCGGAAGCCTGAAAACTCTAGGAGATCTTCATCTAACTTGAGGCCCTCAAAGACTTTGTTTGTTATAAACTTTGATCCTTATCATACAAGGACAAGGGACTTGGAGAGGCACTTTGATCCATATGGGAAGATATTGAACATAAGGATTAGAAGGAATTTCGCATTTATCCAGTTTGAAACACAGGAAGATGCCATCAAAGCTTTAGAAGCAACAAACATGAG CAAGCTGATGGACCGAGTTATTTCAGTGGAATATGCTATAAAAGATGACGACGAAAGAAAAAGTGGATACAGTCCTGATTTGGTCCGTGATAGGTCTCCGCGTAGGAGAAATGATGATAGGGGAAGATCTCCTAGCCCTTACAGGAGAGAACGGGGAAGTCCTGATTATGGCCATGGTCATGGTCGTAGCCCTAGTCCTTATCGCAGAGAACGTGCCAGTCCTGATTATGGTCGTGGTGGTAGTGGTACTCCCAATGGAAGGATAAGAAAATCTCATGGCCGTGGAGGTAGTAGGAGTCCGAATGGAAGGGATATGAAGGCTGACTATGGTCGTGGGAGTAGGAGTCCTATCAGAAGAGAGAGGAAAGCTGACTATGGCCGTGGTGGCAGTCTAGATGGAAGGGAAAGGAAAGCTGACTACCGCCGTGGTGGCAGTCCTGATGGAATGGAAAGGAAAGTTGACTACGAACGTGGTGGTAGTCCTGATGAAAGAGAAAGGAAACTTGACTACGGCCATGGTGGCAGTCCTGATGGAAGGGAACGGAAAGTTGATTCCCACCGTGGTGGCAGTCGTGATGGAAGGGAAAGGAAAGCTGACTATGGCCGTGGTTCAAGTCCTAATGGTAGGGAAAGGAAAGTTGACTATGGACGTGTTGGCAGTCCTAATGTTAGAGAGAGGAAATCTGACTACAGTTTTGAGAAGAGTCCAAGCCCACCAAATGGTAAGGACCGAATCTCCTATGGCCGTCGGAGCAGCATTAGTCCTGAAAGAGAGTTGGTTAGTCCTGACCTTGTTCATAGTCCTAGCCCAAGAGAAAGGCTTAACCCTGAGTATGATAATGGTCACAGTCCAAGCCCTCAAACAGAAAAAGttagttttgatgattacaATCGGGAGGCTAGCCCAGATTACAAGCCTGAAATGGGGGACAGTCCAGGATACAGTGGAGGAGAGAGCCCTATGCGGGACCACTGA
- the LOC108227442 gene encoding E3 ubiquitin ligase BIG BROTHER-related isoform X1 has protein sequence MVHKEYVKTAALKLKSPTGLHLQSPCSFLQKKSEGNIFIIWNLRSPTVSLAMMRNIEFQDPYLAGNIPAEIAENWKEFFPENEDFSCEEVLVQQESVYLSIQENGRDKRSTSGCSHSSDKSHLVSEKGGSSHGGSNNSQVALDEALARSLQELGDDFEDFYPHEDNGAEAGTRIREVSTVETPTRAVTHNLIQDDIDPDNMTYEQLQSLGESIGSENKGLPEELIARLPTFKYKSGFFSKKKKEECVICCMVYSTGERLINLPCAHQYHSACIKRWLSVNKQCPVCQTEVQDE, from the exons ATGGTCCACAAAGAATATGTTAAAACAGCAGCCTTGAAATTGAAATCACCAACTGGATTGCATTTGCAAAGTCCGTGTTCATTTCTGCAGAAAAAG AGTGAAGGTAATATCTTCATAATCTGGAATTTGAGATCCCCTACAGTTTCATTAGCCATGATGAGGAACATAGAATTTCAGGACCCCTATTTGGCAGGAAATATTCCAGCAGAAATTGCAGAAAACTGGAAAGAATTTTTTCCCGAAAATGAGGATTTTAGTTGCGAAGAGGTTCTTGTTCAGCAG GAGAGCGTTTATCTATCAATTCAAGAGAATGGAAGGGATAAGAGAAGCACCTCTGGTTGTAGCCATAGCAGTGATAAGAGTCATCTGGTTTCCGAAAAGGGTGGATCTTCACATGGTGGCAGTAATAATTCACAGGTAGCTTTGGATGAAGCTTTAGCTAGATCCTTGCAGGAGCTAGGAGATGACTTTGAGGATTTCTATCCACATGAAGACAATGGTGCTGAAGCCG GGACTCGGATTAGAGAAGTTAGTACTGTAGAAACTCCAACCAGG GCTGTCACTCATAATCTGATACAAGATGACATTGATCCTGATAATATGACTTATGAG CAATTACAATCATTAGGTGAAAGTATTGGAAGCGAAAATAAAGGACTGCCAGAAGAGCTTATCGCCCGTTTACCAACTTTCAAGTATAAATCAGGATTCTTTtctaagaaaaagaaagaaga GTGTGTGATATGTTGCATGGTGTATAGTACTGGAGAAAGGTTGATCAACCTGCCCTGTGCACACCAGTACCATTCTGCGTGCATTAAACGTTGGTTGTCAGTGAATAAG CAATGCCCTGTCTGCCAAACGGAGGTGCAAGATGAATGA
- the LOC108227570 gene encoding probable transcriptional regulator SLK2, translating to MVPSRVGGGMVNSSATSGIFFQGDRQSHGVGNSHLSSSFGNSYGSIPGSFRSNIGPSSGDVGTTILNSVPTSGPSVGASSLVTDANSGLSGGPHLQRSASINTDSYMRLPASPMSFSSNNISISGSSVMDGSSVVQQSSTKEPNCYQSQQHQGASSATSFPAALGGQVSLPSGPRVTGSFIQDTTNTSHLQKKPRLDIKQEDIQPQQAIQQMLQRQDSMPAFFQQQQRLRQQQQQQQLLQAMPQVQRAHLLQQQQQQQQQQQQQQKMRQQLQHGVQPTSGVKRPYDGGVCSRRLMQYLYHQRRPADNAFAYWRKFVAEYYSPRAKKRWCLSLYDNVGVHSLGVFPQAAMDAWQCDICGSKSGRGFEATYEVLPRLNEIKFGSGVIDELLYLDLPRECRFPSGIMMLEYGKAVQETVYEQLRVVREGQLRVIFTADLKILSWEFCARRHEELLPRRLVAPQVNQLLQIAQKCQSTITESGQDGIPQQDLQNNSNMVVTAGRQLAKSLELQSLNDLGFSKRYVRCLQISEVFNSMKDLMDFCKDRKDGPIECLKKFPRLTNPAKVQLQKMQELEQLASVQGLPTDRGTLNRLVAQNAGLNNQINSSNQMVGRAALSGSPRASLAVSNYQNMLMRQNSFNSNSNSLQHEPPAFNNSNQKPSSPFQGSASQLPGTMQNLPAGGFSSSNVLQPLQRSPNVSGILQQNHPQSSHGSQSLQQQMIQRLLHDINSNSNTCSADVNEGRDCLGSGSKTYVGTAAQGNRAASINGPTPTRSNSFKGISNSDSSAAAGGNNVSSQKASELQQNLQLSDELAQDIAREFSEHGLFSDLDETMAYGGWKA from the exons ATGGTACCTTCTCGGGTGGGTGGAGGGATGGTGAATTCATCTGCCACGTCTGGTATCTTTTTCCAGGGGGATCGACAGTCTCATGGAGTGGGAAATTCGCACTTGAGCTCTTCTTTTGGAAACTCGTATGGTTCAATTCCTGGGAGTTTCCGTTCTAATATAGGGCCAAGTTCTGGAGATGTAGGTACCACGATATTAAACAGTGTACCCACCTCTGGGCCTAGTGTTGGGGCTAGCTCATTGGTGACTGATGCAAACTCGGGACTTTCTGGGGGCCCTCATTTACAGAGAAGTGCTAGCATCAATACAGATTCATACATGCGATTACCAGCTTCGCCTATGTCATTCTCATCAAATAACATAAGCATTTCGGGATCATCAGTAATGGATGGGTCCTCTGTAGTGCAGCAGAGCTCTACTAAAGAACCTAATTGCTACCAGAGTCAACAGCACCAAGGTGCATCTAGTGCCACATCATTTCCTGCAGCTCTAGGTGGTCAAGTTTCACTTCCGTCTGGTCCAAGAGTTACTGGATCTTTTATTCAGGATACCACCAATACTTCTCATTTGCAGAAGAAACCTCGACTGGATATTAAGCAGGAAGACATCCAGCCACAACAGGCTATACAACAGATGCTGCAAAGACAAGATTCTATGCCAGCTTTCTTTCAGCAGCAGCAGCGACTtaggcagcagcagcagcaacagcagTTGCTGCAGGCTATGCCACAAGTGCAACGAGCCCATTTGttgcagcagcagcaacaacaacagcagcagcagcagcagcagcagaagATGAGACAGCAGCTTCAACATGGGGTACAGCCTACTTCTGGTGTAAAGCGACCCTATGATGGCGGTGTTTGTTCCCGCCGACTAATGCAGTACCTATATCATCAGAGGCGGCCAGCT GACAATGCTTTTGCCTATTGGAGGAAATTTGTGGCCGAGTACTATTCTCCACGTGCAAAGAAAAGATGGTGCTTGTCGTTGTATGATAATGTTGGGGTTCACTCTTTGGGCGTATTCCCCCAGGCAGCCATG GATGCTTGGCAATGTGATATCTGTGGTTCAAAATCAGGAAGGGGATTTG AGGCAACTTATGAAGTGCTTCCTAGACtgaatgaaattaaatttgGCAGCGGAGTCATTGATGAGCTTTTGTATTTGGACTTACCCCGTGAGTGTAGATTTCCTTCTGGAATAATGATGCTGGAATATGGAAAAGCGGTTCAAGAAACTGTGTATGAGCAACTTCGGGTGGTTCGTGAGGGTCAGCTGCGTGTGATTTTTACTGCGGACTTGAAG ATACTGTCTTGGGAATTTTGTGCACGGCGCCATGAAGAACTTCTTCCCCGTAGGTTGGTTGCACCACAG GTGAATCAGCTGTTACAGATTGCACAGAAATGCCAAAGTACAATAACAGAGAGTGGACAAGATGGGATTCCTCAGCAGGATTTGCAGAACAACAGCAATAT GGTGGTGACAGCTGGCCGGCAACTTGCAAAGAGTTTGGAGTTGCAGTCCCTAAATGATCTGGGATTTTCCAAAAGATATGTGCGGTGCTTACAG ATATCTGAGGTTTTTAACAGCATGAAAGATCTTATGGATTTCTGCAAAGACCGGAAAGATGGACCCATTG AGTGTCTAAAAAAGTTTCCTCGACTTACCAATCCTGCCAAGGTTCAGTTGCAAAAGATGCAGGAGTTGGAACAGCTGGCAAGTGTTCAGGGTCTTCCAACTGACCGTGGAACCCTCAACAGGCTAGTAGCACAAAATGCTGGACTAAATAATCAGATCAACAGTAGTAATCAAATGGTCGGGCGAGCAGCCTTAAGTGGGTCTCCTCGTGCTTCCCTGGCTGTTTCAAACTACCAGAATATGTTGATGAGACAAAACTCATTTAACTCGAATTCTAATTCACTTCAACATGAGCCACCTGCTTTTAACAATTCTAACCAGAAGCCATCCTCGCCGTTTCAAGGGTCTGCTTCTCAACTGCCTGGAACCATGCAAAATTTACCAGCCGGTGGATTCTCAAGTTCTAATGTCCTGCAACCTTTGCAGCGTTCTCCTAATGTTAGTGGCATTCTGCAACAGAACCATCCGCAATCATCCCACGGCAGCCAATCTTTGCAGCAGCAAATGATCCAGAGGCTGCTACATGAtatcaacagcaacagcaataCATGCAGTGCTGATGTTAATGAGGGCAGAGATTGTCTTGGATCGGGAAGCAAAACATATGTAGGAACAGCAGCTCAGGGCAACAGAGCAGCTTCTATTAATGGACCCACTCCAACTAGAAGCAACAGTTTTAAGGGAATTTCCAATAGTGATTCCTCCGCAGCTGCTGGTGGCAATAATGTAAGCAGCCAAAAAGCATCTGAATTACAACAAAACCTTCAGTTGTCAGACGAATTGGCACAGGATATTGCTCGTGAATTTTCAGAACATGGTCTTTTTAGTGATCTCGACGAAACTATGGCTTATGGTGGCTGGAAGGCATGA
- the LOC108227700 gene encoding serine/arginine-rich splicing factor RS40 isoform X2, with protein MEDERDAEDAIRRLDNIEFGRKGRRLRVEWTKQERSVRKPENSRRSSSNLRPSKTLFVINFDPYHTRTRDLERHFDPYGKILNIRIRRNFAFIQFETQEDAIKALEATNMSKLMDRVISVEYAIKDDDERKSGYSPDLVRDRSPRRRNDDRGRSPSPYRRERGSPDYGHGHGRSPSPYRRERASPDYGRGGSGTPNGRIRKSHGRGGSRSPNGRDMKADYGRGSRSPIRRERKADYGRGGSLDGRERKADYRRGGSPDGMERKVDYERGGSPDERERKLDYGHGGSPDGRERKVDSHRGGSRDGRERKADYGRGSSPNGRERKVDYGRVGSPNVRERKSDYSFEKSPSPPNGKDRISYGRRSSISPERELVSPDLVHSPSPRERLNPEYDNGHSPSPQTEKVSFDDYNREASPDYKPEMGDSPGYSGGESPMRDH; from the exons ATGGAGGATGAGAGAGATGCAGAGGATGCAATTAGAAGACTTGATAACATTGAGTTCGGTAGAAAAGGGCGACGACTTCGTGTTGAGTGGACAAAG CAAGAACGTAGTGTGCGGAAGCCTGAAAACTCTAGGAGATCTTCATCTAACTTGAGGCCCTCAAAGACTTTGTTTGTTATAAACTTTGATCCTTATCATACAAGGACAAGGGACTTGGAGAGGCACTTTGATCCATATGGGAAGATATTGAACATAAGGATTAGAAGGAATTTCGCATTTATCCAGTTTGAAACACAGGAAGATGCCATCAAAGCTTTAGAAGCAACAAACATGAG CAAGCTGATGGACCGAGTTATTTCAGTGGAATATGCTATAAAAGATGACGACGAAAGAAAAAGTGGATACAGTCCTGATTTGGTCCGTGATAGGTCTCCGCGTAGGAGAAATGATGATAGGGGAAGATCTCCTAGCCCTTACAGGAGAGAACGGGGAAGTCCTGATTATGGCCATGGTCATGGTCGTAGCCCTAGTCCTTATCGCAGAGAACGTGCCAGTCCTGATTATGGTCGTGGTGGTAGTGGTACTCCCAATGGAAGGATAAGAAAATCTCATGGCCGTGGAGGTAGTAGGAGTCCGAATGGAAGGGATATGAAGGCTGACTATGGTCGTGGGAGTAGGAGTCCTATCAGAAGAGAGAGGAAAGCTGACTATGGCCGTGGTGGCAGTCTAGATGGAAGGGAAAGGAAAGCTGACTACCGCCGTGGTGGCAGTCCTGATGGAATGGAAAGGAAAGTTGACTACGAACGTGGTGGTAGTCCTGATGAAAGAGAAAGGAAACTTGACTACGGCCATGGTGGCAGTCCTGATGGAAGGGAACGGAAAGTTGATTCCCACCGTGGTGGCAGTCGTGATGGAAGGGAAAGGAAAGCTGACTATGGCCGTGGTTCAAGTCCTAATGGTAGGGAAAGGAAAGTTGACTATGGACGTGTTGGCAGTCCTAATGTTAGAGAGAGGAAATCTGACTACAGTTTTGAGAAGAGTCCAAGCCCACCAAATGGTAAGGACCGAATCTCCTATGGCCGTCGGAGCAGCATTAGTCCTGAAAGAGAGTTGGTTAGTCCTGACCTTGTTCATAGTCCTAGCCCAAGAGAAAGGCTTAACCCTGAGTATGATAATGGTCACAGTCCAAGCCCTCAAACAGAAAAAGttagttttgatgattacaATCGGGAGGCTAGCCCAGATTACAAGCCTGAAATGGGGGACAGTCCAGGATACAGTGGAGGAGAGAGCCCTATGCGGGACCACTGA
- the LOC108227442 gene encoding E3 ubiquitin ligase BIG BROTHER-related isoform X2 gives MLLLISTRERERAAAHLSISVLLLQSEGNIFIIWNLRSPTVSLAMMRNIEFQDPYLAGNIPAEIAENWKEFFPENEDFSCEEVLVQQESVYLSIQENGRDKRSTSGCSHSSDKSHLVSEKGGSSHGGSNNSQVALDEALARSLQELGDDFEDFYPHEDNGAEAGTRIREVSTVETPTRAVTHNLIQDDIDPDNMTYEQLQSLGESIGSENKGLPEELIARLPTFKYKSGFFSKKKKEECVICCMVYSTGERLINLPCAHQYHSACIKRWLSVNKQCPVCQTEVQDE, from the exons ATGCTTCTTCTAATCTctacgagagagagagagagagcagcaGCCCATCTCAGCATCTCAGTTCTCTTACTTCAG AGTGAAGGTAATATCTTCATAATCTGGAATTTGAGATCCCCTACAGTTTCATTAGCCATGATGAGGAACATAGAATTTCAGGACCCCTATTTGGCAGGAAATATTCCAGCAGAAATTGCAGAAAACTGGAAAGAATTTTTTCCCGAAAATGAGGATTTTAGTTGCGAAGAGGTTCTTGTTCAGCAG GAGAGCGTTTATCTATCAATTCAAGAGAATGGAAGGGATAAGAGAAGCACCTCTGGTTGTAGCCATAGCAGTGATAAGAGTCATCTGGTTTCCGAAAAGGGTGGATCTTCACATGGTGGCAGTAATAATTCACAGGTAGCTTTGGATGAAGCTTTAGCTAGATCCTTGCAGGAGCTAGGAGATGACTTTGAGGATTTCTATCCACATGAAGACAATGGTGCTGAAGCCG GGACTCGGATTAGAGAAGTTAGTACTGTAGAAACTCCAACCAGG GCTGTCACTCATAATCTGATACAAGATGACATTGATCCTGATAATATGACTTATGAG CAATTACAATCATTAGGTGAAAGTATTGGAAGCGAAAATAAAGGACTGCCAGAAGAGCTTATCGCCCGTTTACCAACTTTCAAGTATAAATCAGGATTCTTTtctaagaaaaagaaagaaga GTGTGTGATATGTTGCATGGTGTATAGTACTGGAGAAAGGTTGATCAACCTGCCCTGTGCACACCAGTACCATTCTGCGTGCATTAAACGTTGGTTGTCAGTGAATAAG CAATGCCCTGTCTGCCAAACGGAGGTGCAAGATGAATGA
- the LOC108225423 gene encoding ethylene-responsive transcription factor ERF025 has translation MADSAHIPKNDQPESQSESEYCSNESSLSILPPTASSEDPLLKPSPVAPSKMSLSPSSGRHPSYRGIRCRSGKWVSEIREPRKTSRIWLGTYPTPEMAAAAYDVAALALKGPDAALNFPDSALSYVIPANPTAADIRAAAANAAASRACGGSGSTAGGDNPELPPPAENINIPSETSEFIDEEDIFDMPNLLADMAEGMLISPPRMKTDDSPEKEGDNLWSYPRN, from the coding sequence ATGGCTGATTCTGCTCACATACCCAAAAATGACCAACCAGAATCACAAAGTGAATCTGAATAttgctcaaatgagtcaagtcTTTCTATTTTACCACCCACAGCTTCTTCTGAAGACCCTTTGTTAAAACCTTCACCAGTAGCCCCAAGTAAAATGTCATTGTCACCATCCTCAGGCCGTCATCCATCTTATCGAGGAATTCGATGCAGGAGCGGGAAATGGGTGTCAGAGATTCGCGAGCCACGTAAGACTAGCCGAATCTGGTTGGGGACTTATCCCACGCCTGAAATGGCAGCTGCCGCGTATGACGTAGCTGCATTGGCCTTAAAAGGCCCTGATGCTGCTCTGAATTTTCCTGACTCGGCTTTGTCTTACGTGATTCCTGCAAACCCTACCGCGGCAGACATTCGTGCTGCCGCTGCAAATGCTGCAGCTTCCAGAGCCTGCGGAGGCTCTGGAAGTACTGCTGGAGGCGATAATCCCGAATTACCGCCTCCAGCAGAGAACATCAATATACCTTCAGAGACTTCTGAATTTATTGATGAGGAGGATATTTTTGACATGCCGAATTTGCTGGCTGACATGGCGGAGGGAATGCTGATTAGTCCGCCGAGAATGAAAACGGATGACTCACCAGAAAAAGAGGGAGACAACCTATGGAGTTACCCACGTAACTAG